In Cupriavidus basilensis, one genomic interval encodes:
- a CDS encoding CopD family protein, giving the protein MLWVKALHIVFVVSWFAGLFYLPRIFVNLAMEREPASVQRLLLMARKLYRFMTMLAVPALVFGLWLYIGYGIGRGPGQGWMHAKLALVLVLIGYHHGCGVLLKKFEGGRNTRSHTFYRWFNELPVLVLLAVVILVVVKPF; this is encoded by the coding sequence ATGCTCTGGGTTAAAGCGCTGCACATCGTTTTCGTTGTTTCCTGGTTCGCTGGCCTGTTCTACCTGCCTCGCATCTTCGTCAACCTCGCCATGGAGCGCGAGCCGGCGAGCGTGCAGCGCCTGCTGCTGATGGCGCGCAAGCTCTACCGCTTCATGACCATGCTGGCGGTGCCGGCGCTGGTGTTCGGGCTGTGGCTGTATATCGGCTACGGGATCGGGCGCGGCCCTGGGCAGGGCTGGATGCATGCCAAGCTGGCGCTGGTGCTGGTGCTGATCGGCTATCACCATGGCTGCGGCGTGCTGCTCAAGAAGTTCGAGGGCGGGCGCAATACACGATCGCACACCTTCTATCGCTGGTTCAACGAGTTGCCGGTGCTGGTGCTGCTGGCGGTGGTGATCCTGGTGGTGGTCAAGCCGTTCTGA
- a CDS encoding glutamate-5-semialdehyde dehydrogenase: protein MNELDLKQYMDRVGQQARAASRAMARASTADKNRALLTIAAAIRRDAAHLKAVNAGDVARARANGQDAAFIDRLTLSDKAIDTMAAGLEQIAALADPIGEISNMKFRPTGIQVGQMRVPLGVIGIIYESRPNVTIDAAALCLKSGNATILRGGSEAIDSNTALAALVAEGLAAAGLPPEAVQVISTTDRAAVGRLVTMTEYVDVIVPRGGKSLIARLMAEARVPMIKHLDGICHVYIDVDADLDKAVRVADNAKTQRYAPCNTMETLLVARDVAAAALPPLCRIYQEKGVELRVCAATRATLQAAGFTGLVDATEEDWRLEYLAPVLAIRTVAGLDEAIEHINTYGSAHTDSIITENYTTGMRFLREVDSASVMINASTRFADGFEYGLGAEIGISNDKLHARGPVGLEGLTSLKYVVFGHGEIRT from the coding sequence ATGAACGAGCTCGATCTCAAGCAGTACATGGACCGCGTCGGCCAGCAGGCCCGCGCCGCCTCCCGCGCCATGGCGCGCGCCTCCACCGCGGACAAGAACCGCGCGCTGCTGACCATCGCCGCCGCCATCCGCCGCGACGCCGCGCACCTCAAGGCCGTGAACGCCGGCGACGTGGCGCGTGCCCGCGCCAACGGCCAGGACGCCGCATTCATCGACCGCCTGACGCTCTCGGACAAGGCCATCGACACCATGGCCGCCGGCCTGGAACAGATCGCCGCGCTGGCGGACCCGATCGGCGAGATCAGCAACATGAAATTCCGTCCCACCGGCATCCAGGTGGGCCAGATGCGGGTGCCGCTGGGCGTCATCGGCATCATCTACGAGTCGCGTCCCAACGTGACCATCGACGCAGCCGCGCTGTGCCTGAAGTCGGGCAACGCCACCATCCTGCGCGGCGGCTCCGAGGCGATCGATTCCAATACCGCGCTGGCCGCGCTGGTGGCCGAGGGCCTGGCCGCCGCCGGCCTGCCGCCCGAAGCGGTGCAGGTGATCTCGACCACCGACCGCGCCGCGGTTGGCCGCCTCGTCACCATGACCGAATACGTCGACGTGATCGTGCCGCGCGGCGGCAAGAGCCTGATCGCGCGCCTGATGGCGGAAGCGCGGGTGCCCATGATCAAGCACCTGGATGGCATCTGCCACGTCTATATCGATGTCGACGCGGACCTGGACAAGGCAGTGCGCGTTGCCGACAACGCCAAGACCCAGCGCTACGCGCCCTGCAACACCATGGAAACGCTGCTGGTCGCGCGCGATGTCGCCGCCGCGGCGCTGCCGCCGCTGTGCCGCATCTACCAGGAAAAGGGCGTGGAGCTGCGCGTGTGCGCCGCCACCCGCGCCACGCTGCAAGCCGCCGGTTTCACCGGCCTGGTCGACGCCACCGAAGAAGACTGGCGGCTCGAGTACCTGGCGCCGGTGCTGGCGATCCGCACCGTGGCCGGGCTGGACGAGGCCATCGAGCACATCAATACCTACGGCTCGGCGCACACCGATTCCATCATCACCGAGAACTACACCACCGGCATGCGCTTCCTGCGCGAGGTGGACTCGGCCAGCGTGATGATCAATGCGTCGACGCGCTTTGCCGATGGCTTCGAGTACGGCCTGGGCGCCGAGATCGGCATCTCCAACGACAAGCTGCACGCGCGCGGCCCGGTCGGCCTGGAAGGCCTGACCTCGCTGAAGTACGTGGTGTTCGGCCACGGCGAGATCCGTACCTGA